A window of the Lactuca sativa cultivar Salinas chromosome 7, Lsat_Salinas_v11, whole genome shotgun sequence genome harbors these coding sequences:
- the LOC111914724 gene encoding protein FAR1-RELATED SEQUENCE 4-like — protein MSYSEKEFIVRASTSKIGPTMAHKLRASLRGRYEFVKPKVVDYKNLRRDINRVIGYKDAQMIVKTMNNHRAHYPNYSFEFNCQDDVLDYMFWDDEMEKAYYVEFGDVISFDATFRTNKYQMVFVLFTAIDHHKKSVTVGSGLLSNESIESYSWLLKAFLKTHGKEPTLVLTDQDAAIKQAVENISDDLFTNTDFRKRFSKLVWDINMKPDVFEVKWGLLMKEFNLEDTRWFKDMFTIRDSWIPGYFSDIPMCGLMKTTSRSESMNSFFNTYSESGNLLLNFMMNYDTAIQKQRNTQRELDKVEIKAEEKEINCSCEHFKCMGILCRHAFRIMMRCGVKEIPERYILKRWRKDVISRNYRFSYVQSDSGDCENVKLVNDSYVDILRDDKKRLALFAEKQQMLLKEFESDYISPGLKSKIDGEVVCKLLGVTIPIPEEINIHVPEVQSNKGSGIKKRIPR, from the exons atgtcatattcagaAAAAGAGTTTATTGTGCGTGcttccacatcaaaaataggtccaACTATGGCTCATAAGTTGAGGGCAAGTCTGAGAGGTAGGTATGAGTTTGTAAAGCCCAAAGTAGTTGACTATAAAAATTTAAGGAGAGATATCAACAGGGTTATTGGTTATAAAGATGCCCAAATGATAGTAAAAACAATGAATAACCATCGAGCTCACTATCCAAATTACTCATTTGAGTTTAATTGTCAAGATGATGTTTTGGACTATATGTTTTGGGATGATGAAATGGAGAAGGCATATTATGTTGAATTTGGTGATGTTATCTCATTTGATGCAACTTTCCGAACAAACAA gTATCAAATGGTTTTTGTTCTGTTTACTGCTATTGACCATCATAAAAAATCGGTTACTGTTGGATCTGGGTTGCTAAGCAATGaaagcattgagtcttactcttgGTTGCTTAAAGCATTTCTTAAAACTCATGGGAAAGAACCAACACTTGTTTTAACTGATCAAGATGCTGCAATAAAACAAGCTGTTGAGAAT ATATCAGATGATTTATTTACAAACACAGACTTTAGAAAAAGGTTTTCGAAGCTTGTTTGGGACATTAATATGAAACCTGATGTTTTTGAGGTGAAGTGGGGTTTGCTTATGAAGGAATTCAATCTTGAAGACACAAGATGGTTTAAAGACATGTTTACAATACGTGATTCATGGATACCTGGATATTTTAGTGATATTCCAATGTGTGGTTTGATGAAGACTACATCGAGGTCAGAGAGTATGAATTCATTCTTTAATACATATTCAGAAAGTGGGAACTTACTTTTGAATTTCATGATGAATTACGACACCGCAATTCAAAAGCAAAGGAATACTCAACGAGAGCTTGATAAG GTTGAAATAAAAGCTGAAGAGAAAGAAATAAATTGTAGTTGTGAACATTTTAAGTGTATGGGTATTTTATGCAGACATGCTTTTAGAATAATGATGAGATGTGGTGTTAAAGAAATTCCTGAAAGGTACATTTTGAAGAGATGGAGAAAGGATGTGATATCAAGAAATTATCGTTTTAGTTATGTTCAATCCGATTCAGGTGATTGTGAGAATGTAAAGCTAGTCAATGATTCATATGTGGATATTCTAAGAGATGACAAAAAGAGATTGGCTTTGTTTGCTGAGAAACAACAAATGTTGTTGAAGGAATTTGAGAGTGATTATATTTCTCCTGGATTGAAAAGCAAGATAGATGGTGAAGTCGTATGCAAGCTTTTGGGTGTTACTATTCCTATTCCAGAAGAGATTAATATTCATGTTCCTGAAGTTCAAAGCAATAAAGGTTCTGGAATCAAGAAACGAATTCCAAGGTGA